CACCAACCCGGTTGCCTGCCAGAAAAACCGCACCAGTTGTTCAGGGTGATGCTTGTGGATTTTCAACAAGCGCGGGTAAATGGTCGCATCCAGCGCGCCGAGGAAAAACAGGCTGACAAACGACAAGCGCGCCGCCACCGTGAACAGCGCCACATCAGCATTTTTTAATAACAGGCCGGTTAGTAGGGTATCTGCCCACAGCATCAGGAAGGAAAAAAACGACACGGGTGCCAGCGGCAACGACTGTTGCAGCACATCTTTTATGTTGAAACGGGTTGCCGTTGCCGGGCGCAGGCTATCCCACCAGGGGCGCAACCAGTAAAAGGACGCCAGCCCCGCCAACAGCAACGAAGCGGTATACAGCAACAGGTAGTGCTGGTTTTCCCGCAACACTGCCCAGAACACCACCATCAGCAGCATATAGGTCACCGCAGGCAGCGAATTTTGTACCAGAATCGACTCGGAGGTGTGGCGGATGGCTTTCAGGAACGATGAGTTCATCATCACCAGATTGAAAAACAGGATACCGCTGGCCGCCAGCAGCAATGGCATCATGTGGATGGCATCATCAAACAGCCAGTGTTGTAACAGCGGCGTGAATACCAGCCAGCCCAGTATGAAAATACCGCTGCTGACCAGCACCATGCGGTAGGCGTCACGCAGGTATGCGCCTTGCAGGCTGGTTTCGGTTTCAGCTACCCGCGCCACATCCCGCACCAGCCACTGTTCCACGCCCAGGCGGCTGAACAGGGAAACACCTGTCACCAGGGTCATCAGCATGAATACCATTCCTGCTTCACTGATGCTCAACGTGCGGGTCAGGGTAATGGCCACCGCAAAGTTCAACCCTACCCCGGCAAAACGGGCGATGGTCGACAGGATTGTGGTGATTAGCAGCGAAGGGTTTTGTAGGTTCATGCACGGATGGCCTGGTCAATGAAATCCGTTAAAGCCTGTCTGCCTGTGTAGGTATCGGTGGAAGCCGGGGTAAGTTCATGCTGCTGTTCCAGCAATGCATACAACGCATCCCGAGTGGCGGCGGTATAGACGCCCGGCAACCTGCCCATCCATTCCAGCCCGTCAAGCTGGTGGTCATTGCGGTGCTCGCCCAAGGCGTGCTGGCGGTTCATGACAATGATGGGCTTGCGGTTTTCCAGCGCGGTAATGATGTTGCCCATGCCTGCATGGGAAATGATCAGGCTGGCAGCCCGCAAATGCTGGTTGAACACATTGGTGGCCATGAAACGTTCCCAACGCAACTGTTGCGGCAGGTAAGCGCCATCGGCAATCTGGGCAATGCCTGCGGCCTGATGTTGTGCAGCCCATTCATCCACGTAACGGATCAGGCGGTCAAACGGGAACTGGGTGCCGACAGCGACGAAAATCACAGCACGGCTCCCTTGTAGAGGATGCTGTGCCCATCGCTCAGATGCTCCCATTGGGTCAGGAATACATCCGCGCGTTTCTGCGCCAAACGGCCAGCCTTGGAGAGTTGTTTGACGTTGGCGATGCTGTCCACCCAGATAGTGCGGATGCCCAGAAAGCTACCCAGCCAGATGGCGATCGCACCCGGCGCTGCGCCAGTGGAAAGAATGGCTTTGGGGCGCTCTTTCAGCAGGATATACAGTATTTGCAAGCTGCAAGGAATCAGCCGCCATTTGTCGTCGGCGCTGACATCAGTGACGGAATAGACCTTCTGTTCCCCTAAGGCTTTCGATGCGCCAAACAGGGCGGCGGGCATGGCGTAAACAATGGCATAACGGTCTTCCAGACCCTTGCACAGGCGGGTCAATTGAATCCAGTGCCCGCCGGGTGAGGAAATGGCCAGCAATTTGGGCGTTTGCCCCTCCCCTGATAAGGGGAGGCCGGAAGGGGTTTCTTTCAAGCTGGTTTCCTCAAATAAAACGCGGCCTGATCCCCCTGG
The sequence above is drawn from the Thiothrix nivea DSM 5205 genome and encodes:
- a CDS encoding oligosaccharide flippase family protein — its product is MNLQNPSLLITTILSTIARFAGVGLNFAVAITLTRTLSISEAGMVFMLMTLVTGVSLFSRLGVEQWLVRDVARVAETETSLQGAYLRDAYRMVLVSSGIFILGWLVFTPLLQHWLFDDAIHMMPLLLAASGILFFNLVMMNSSFLKAIRHTSESILVQNSLPAVTYMLLMVVFWAVLRENQHYLLLYTASLLLAGLASFYWLRPWWDSLRPATATRFNIKDVLQQSLPLAPVSFFSFLMLWADTLLTGLLLKNADVALFTVAARLSFVSLFFLGALDATIYPRLLKIHKHHPEQLVRFFWQATGLVAGVLGAVTLLLLLLGDTLLEVFKPEYLQAGTTLAILLVAQLARALSLTFSFMFIIQEQVRYLNIMLGIALAVDVTANLVLIPPYGIEGAAGATLLANLVLTGSVAVLFFKNRLLDGHGKLL
- a CDS encoding glycosyltransferase — translated: MIFVAVGTQFPFDRLIRYVDEWAAQHQAAGIAQIADGAYLPQQLRWERFMATNVFNQHLRAASLIISHAGMGNIITALENRKPIIVMNRQHALGEHRNDHQLDGLEWMGRLPGVYTAATRDALYALLEQQHELTPASTDTYTGRQALTDFIDQAIRA
- a CDS encoding Oligosaccharide biosynthesis protein Alg14 like protein, coding for MKETPSGLPLSGEGQTPKLLAISSPGGHWIQLTRLCKGLEDRYAIVYAMPAALFGASKALGEQKVYSVTDVSADDKWRLIPCSLQILYILLKERPKAILSTGAAPGAIAIWLGSFLGIRTIWVDSIANVKQLSKAGRLAQKRADVFLTQWEHLSDGHSILYKGAVL